The nucleotide sequence TTGTTGCTCGCTTCACGCGCGGTGGCGGCGGGGGTGATGCCCCCGGTGATGCGCCCCGCCGTCATGCCGAGTTCGCGGGCCACGTCACGAATCTGCACGGCGAGTTCGCGGGTGGGCGAGACGATGAGGACTTCGGGCGCCATGCCGCGCGTGGGGCCAGTCACGCCGATGCCCCGCGCCGCCGCCGGAATCAGGAAGGCGAGTGTCTTGCCGCTGCCGGTGCGGGCGGTGGCGATCACGTCGCGCCCGGCGAGCAGTTCGGGAATGGCCTTTTCCTGCACGGGCGTCGGCTGCCGCTCCCCGAGCAGCTTGCGCCACTCGCCGGGGTCGGCCAGCCGAATCATGGTGGGTTGCGGCGCCGTGTCGGCGGGCTGTTGTACGGCCTGCGCCGGGCGCGAGCGGCTGCCGTCCTGACGCTCGTCCTGACGCTGGCGGCGCGGCTCGTTGTTGCGCGGCTCGTTGCTGCGGGGCTGGTTCTGATTGCGCGGTTGCGCCTGATTGCGGTTGCGCTCACCCGGCTGGCCCCGGCCCTGACGCGGGGCACGGTCCGCCGTGCGAATCGGTTCGGCTTCCCAGTCGCCACTTTCGCCAAAGGCCATCCGGGCTTCAGGAAGGGGGGCGGGTCCGGGGCGGCCACCCTGGTGGGGACGGGCACTGCGGCCCGCATTCTGCTGACCCTGCGGGCCACGGCCACGCGGGGAACGGGGACCGCTACGGCGTTCGTTCTGGTCTGACATCTGCTTTCTCCGCCTCACGCACGCGCAGACGCCGAGGAATGGGGCGACAGGCGCCCGAAGAGGAAGGGAACAGGAAGCGACTTCCTGACGGCCTGGCGCCACCCACCGAATTGCGGGGGCACTCTCAGGCTGGACACGTCCACAAAGCTGCGCGGGTGGGGTCCTGGGGCGACTGTAGCACCTTCACCGCCCGGCGGTTCGGGGCCTGCGCTCTCCTCTGGCCGCCTGTGCCTGTTCCCTTGCAAGCCTTCCTGCGGCGCCGACGTGTCTAGAGCATTTGACAAAAAGACGCAACGTCTTTTTGGCGAGCGGAGCGAGTGCAAAACACTGAGCAGGGCGGAGAATGGAGTGATGCGGGGCGCTGTTCCGCGCATCACGTAATTCGGAGAACTGCTCTAGACCACTTAGGACGGGCGGTCCACCCACAAAACTAAATTTTGAACATAGTCAAAGTTTGAACAGAGTGCAGTTGGCCGGCGTCCCGGCACCCTCTTGCTGCCCTCTTTGTGAGGTTGCCATGAACCGAGTGCTGATTTCTGCTGCCCTGTCCCTGACCGCCCTGCTCGCCGCCTGCGGGCAGACCACGCCGCGTGGCCCCGCTGCTGTCCACGATGCCCCAGCGGAGAGCGCCGCACCCGACAGCGCCAACACACCCGACAGCTACGCCGCCCGCAAAGCCGCGCTGCCCGCCCAGGCACCCGAGCCACTGGCAGGAGCACCGAAAGCGAGCCTGTTGCAGCAGACCTTCCCCGGCGGCAAGCCGGTCAGTGCCCAGACGCTCAACAAGGCCACGCCGCTGATTCTGGTGCATGGCCTGGGGGGCTGGGGCAAGCAGGAAATGATGGGCGTGCCGTACTGGGGCAGCTCGTACGACGTTGTCGGCGACCTGCGCGGCCAGGGGTACAACGTCTTTGCGGCCAGCGTCGGCCCCATCAGTTCCAACTGGGAACGGGCCGCCGAGCTGTACGCGCAAATCAAGGGCGGCTGCGTGGACTACGGCGCGGCGTATTCGGCCCGGCACGGCTTTTCGCGCTTCGACCCGGCCAAGTGCTACCCCGGGTTTTACCCCGAGTGGGACGCCGAACATCCCATTCACCTGCTGGGGCACAGCATGGGCGGCCAGACGGCGCGGATGCTGGTCAAGCTGCTCGAAGACGGCAGCCCCGCCGATGCCGAGGGCGACAACCTGTTTCGCGGCGGGCGCGGGGGCTGGGTCAGCGCGGTGATGACCGTCAGCACCCCCAACAGCGGCACCCCCGCCACCGACCACATTCAGGCGATGGTGCCGATGCTCAAGGACCTGCTCAAGACTGTGGCGGCCAGCATGGGCGTTTCCTCGCAGAGTCTGGTGTACGACTTCGACCTGGGGCAGTGGGGCCTGCGGCGTCAGCCGGGCGAGACCTTCGACACCTACTTCGACCGGGTGATGGCCTCGCACTTCGCCAAGAACGATTCCAACGCCGCCTATGACCTGAGCGTGGACGGCATGGCCGACCTCAACACCTTCATCGGGCGCAGTCCGAATACGGTCTACGCTTCGTGGACCACGAGTGCCACCACCCCGGGGCTGGTCACGGGCTGGGCCTATCCCACGCCCCTGTTCATGAACGCGCCGCTGTCCGCGCTGGCGTGGCCTTACCCCTGGCCCCTGCGCCCCACCATCGGCAACACGACGGGCAGTTCGCCCAGGGGCAAGGTGCGGTACGACGCCTCATGGTGGGAAAACGACGGCCTGGTGCCGGTCAAGAGCCAGGGGGCGCCGCTGGGCCAGAGCCAGACCGACTTTCTGGGCGGCGCGGCGCAACCGGGGCAGTGGTACCACCTCGGCAAGCTGAACAACTGGGACCACGTGGCGATCATCGGCCTGCTGGAGCTTCGGGACGTGCGGCCCTTCTACCGCAACCAGGCGGCGTGGCTGGCGAGCCTGCGGTAAATCAGCCGGACAGAACAGCGGCGCGGGAGCCTTCCACCCCGCGCCGCTTTTCTGTTGCGCCTTATACGGATTCCGCTTCATTCCTGCACAGTCGGGCCTATACAGTTGGGAAAGCGCCGCCTGTGCATCCATATCGCGGAATCCGTATTTTTTCCTACTTGCATCCGCTCTGCTGCGCAGCTTTGCAAGTCGGATTGAATCTGAAACGACCAGATTCAATCGGAATCCGTATTACCGGAAAGGCAGCTTTCCCCTGCCCCAGTTCAGCGCCACTGCTCCGGCAGCCCCCAGACGTGCCACAGGGCGTCCACCCGGTTACGCACCGCTTCGTCCATCACGATTTTCCTGGGCCAGTCGCGCACGAAGCCTTCCTCGGGCAGTTTGCGGGCGCCGTCCCAGGCGAGCAGGCCCACGCCGCTCCCCGTGCCCAGGGTCCAGCAGTCGCGCTCCGGGTCCACGTTGTTCAGCACCGTCCACCACACGTCGCCTGCGTCCTGCACGTCGGTTTCCTCGTCGCAGATGAGAAGGTGACGCACGCCCTGCGCGGCGGGGTGGGCGGCGAAGGTTTCAGCCAGGGCGCGGGCCTGTCCGGCGCGGGTCTTTCGGAGAGACACGAACCAGTAGCCGTCCGGGGTCTGCCGCTGCGCGACGACGCCTTCAAAGGTGGGCAGCTCGGTGGCGGGAGCGAAAATCTGCCGCAGTTGTCCGCCCAGGGTCGGAGAAGTCGCCCCGGCCGGCAGCACGTCGTGCGCCTGCTCCTCGCGGCTGCTGACGCCGCTGCCCACTTCCTCGGGGCGCTTGGTGGTCGCGTCGATAATCAGTTTGCCCCCGAACCCCCAGCCCCGGCTGGAGTGGTCGAGCACGTCGATGGGACCGCGCGTGAGCAGCGTGTCGCGCCCCGGCACGGCTTTTTGCGCCACCTCGCGCCACACGGCGCCGAAGTCGGTGAGGGGGAAATCCTCGTCCACGACCACGATCACCTTGGCGAACATGTTCTGCCCCAGCCCCAGCAGGCCATTGGCGACTTTGTACGCCTGCCCCGGATAGGTCTTTTTGATGCTGACGACCATCAGGTTGTGCGCGACCCCGGCGGGCGGCATGTGGAAATCCACGATTTCGGGCAAAATCAGCTGCGCGGCGGGCAAAAACAGCCGCTCGGACGCTTCGATGAGGTAGGCGTCCTCCATCGGCGGGCGGCCCACGATGGTGGCCGGATAGACCGGGTTTTTCCGCATGGTGACGGCAGTGACGTGAAACAGCGGATACAGGTCGGGCAGCGTGTAGAAGCCGGTGTGGTCGCCAAACGGCCCCTCGGTCACCCAGTCTTCCTGCGGGTCCACATAGCCTTCCAGGATGAATTCGGCGTTGGCAGGGACGTCGATGTCCACCGTCAGCGCCCGGACCACCGGGTAGCGCTGCCCGCGCAGGTAGCCCGCCAGAATCAGCTCGTTCAGCCCCGGCACGGGCGGCAGCGGCGCGGTGGCGGCGTAGATGAGCGCGGGGTCGCCACCGATGGCGACGGCGACTTCCAGCTTCTGCCCCAGCCGCTTTGCTTTTTCCAGATGCCGCGTGCCGGTCTTGTGGCGCTGCCAGTGCATCCCGGTGGTGTTCTTGCTCATCACCTGCATGCGGTACATGCCCATGTTCCACTCGCGCGTCTCGGGGTCACGGGTCATCACCAGTGGAAGCGTGACGAAGGGGCCGCCGTCCTCCGGCCAGCACTTGAGCACCGGAATCTTGCTCAGGTCCACCTCGTCGCCGCGCCAGACGACTTCCTGCACAGGCGCATTCCGCACGCGGCGGGGCGGCAGATTCATCGCGTCGCGCAGCTTGGGCAATTGCCCGAGCATCCCCGCTACGCCCCCCGCCCCCTTGAGATCGATCAGGTCGCGTACCTTGCGGGCGAGGTCGTCGAGGTCCCCGACCCCCAGGCTCAGCGCGGTGCGTTCACGAGTGTTCATCAGGCCGATGACCAGCGGAAACTCGCTTCCCCGGACATTCTCGAACAGCACCGCCGGGCCGCCCTTTTTCACCATCCGGTCAGCGATTTCGGTGATTTCCAGCTCCCGCGAGACGGGCGCGGAGACGCGAATCAGTTCGCCGCGTTCCTCCAGCAGGCGGATAAAGGACTGAAGGTCGGGAAACTCTTTCGCGGCGCGGGGCATGGGGTCAGGATAGGGCGCGGGGGGCGGGGCAAAGGTGCCGGACGCAGCCGCAGGTAAACCCGGCCCAACCCTCGGCACATCTGCCCCACGGCTGCCTTCCCTAGACTCGGTTCAAGTTCAATCTCAGGAGGGTTCATCATGGGCGAAGGCAAACCGAACACCAACCAGACGGCAGCGAAGCAGACGAACACCGCTGCCCCCGCCGACATCACCGCTTCCGAGGGCAGCCGCGCCGACGGCGTGAGCGACGGCGCCAACACCAACTTTGGCCCCACGCTGGATTCGGTGCCCCACGAGGGCGGCGAAACGGCGGACGACCAGAAGCAGTCGCGCTAAGCTCCGGCCCGGCATAGCTCCGGCCCGGCATCCCTGCCCCCACCCATATCCGGGTCGGGGGTTTTTCGTTGGCCTGGACCCGCGCTCCTCGGCGCCGGGACGCTTCAGCGCTCTGCCAGGGCGCGCCAGTCGCCCCCCGGCACCGGGTTCACCCCAGCCTGCTCCAGTCGGTCGGAGAGGGCGTAGACATACACCCAGCCCTCCACCTCTTCCCCACCTTGCAGCGTCAGCCGCACCCGCTGCCGGGTGTAGAGCGGCGGCGTTTCGTCCACCCCCTCGAGTTCGTCCAGCAGCGCCAGCGCCCGTTCCCAGTCGGCGGGGGCGTAGGTCAGCGCGGCACCGTGAACGAGGTCACTTGCCGCGCCCGGCACGATGCCCGGGTAGCCCTCTGGCCGCAGGTCGAGCAGCCGAAACCCCGCCAGGGTCGCAGGCCGCGCCGTGAAGTGCCCGCCCCGCGCCGCCACCTGAGCATTGCGCTCACCGGGCAGAAGGGTGCCGTAGACGAAGACGGGGAGCAGAGGAACCATAGAGCTGCACTCTAGAGCAGCTCTCCGAATTCTCAGTAGGTGACAACTTCGTCTCCAGCCGCGCCTGGCGGGCAGAAAGGACGGGTGAGCAGTTCCAGGAAAGCCCTGCATCGTTCGGGTTTCCAACGCAGGGCATCCACGAGATGCTGAGCACCGTGACGCACCAGGCTGACCGCTCTGCGACCATGTTTCAGGACGGGAATGGGATGGGTCTGGCCGAGCCAGACCCCCAGCTGCAAACAGAACATCCAGGCCAGCGTCACCAGACCAAAGAGCCGTTGTAGACGGCTTTTTTCTGTAATCCCCGTTCGCTCCAGGTCGAAGCCTCGCGTTTTGAAGCTGCTGAAGGTGCACTCAATTGACCAGCGCTGCTTGTAAAGCTTCCAGGTCTTCCGAGCATTGAAATCGGTAGCGATGATGATGAGGTCACCCACAGGTGACCTCGTCGCCACCACCCGCATCAACTCCCCGAACACAAACACCTTTTCGCTGATCTCGTGAAAATGACCGTGCTGGACATGCTCAAACCACTCTTTCCCGCTCATATCGTCCAGCATGTCGCTGTGCCGAATGCGGATGGCCCGCTTGATGCCCTGACGACGGAGAAAACGGAACCATTCCGCACCGATGAACTCACGATCAGCCACTAGGCCCAGCCAGCGTTTCGCTGGCAAGGCCCGAAGCAGCTTCAACACCAGCCACATCCGGGCGTACGTGTGACTGTTCCCGGACTCGTCGAGGGGCACCCAGATCAGGGGCAGGGTGAAGCCGTGGACCACGGCTCCAAGCACCAGAAAGTTGATGGGCGTCTCCCCGTGTTCCCAGTTGGTGCGGTCCAGACTCAGCAAAACCTTTCCTGGTGGCAGGTGGGCGACGAGCAGGGCGATGAAAAAGCCCATGTCCAGCTGCTCATCCCGGAAGGTCCGGTCTGCTCGTCTCTTCTTGCCCTGCGGGGTACTCATCCCTGGCATATGGGCACTCAGATCGTGATGATTGACGCTTCTCGCGGCAATCATCGCCAGGAGGACGTCAATGAGCCGCTGGAGCGTGTCGATGCGGAGATGACTGGCGTGCGCTTTGAAGTGCTGTGTGAGTACGGTAGCTTGTTGAGCAGTGGATTCTGTCGATTTCACACTCCCAGGAGACCGCGAACAGTCGGCCCCATCAAGCTTGATGGGGCCGACTGTTGATTTTTCCCGTCTGGGACGACATCGAACTGAAGTTGTCACCTACTGAGCTCCGAATTATACGGATTCCGATTGAATCTGGTCGTTTCAGATTCAATCCGAGCGGATGCGAGTAGGAAAAAATACGGATTCCGCGATATGGATGCACAGGCGGCGCTTTCCCGACTGTGCAGGAATGAAGCGGAATCCGTATAACGTCTTTCTGTCACATGCTCTAGACCACCTGGCCTGACAGAGAGCCACCACACATCCTTCCCACGCTGCCCGCGAAACAATGGACCGCATGTCACCGACAGGTCTTCAGGCCACGCTGCTGGGCCTTCTGACCGGCGCCCTGCTGCTGGGTGCCGGATGGGAGGCGCAGGCCCAGAACGCTCCTCAGAACACCCTCCAGAACACCCAGGCCGCGCCCGCCCGCCCCGCCTCCCCGGTCAACAGTGTCCCCGGCAAGGCCGCCGGGCGCCTGCCGGTCAAGCCGATCACGGCGCAGGAAAATGCCGCCCTACAAGCCCTGTTCACCAAGCTGCGCCCCGCCACGCTGCGTATTGAGCAGTGCCCGGTCAATGCCTGCACCGAGCCTGGCGGCGTGGGCACCGGCTTTCTGATCAGCGAGGGCGGTCTGGCCCTCACCGCCTACCACGTGGTGTTTCAGGCGCCCGCCCTGAGTGCACGGACCAGCAACGGCAAACGCTACCCGGTCACGGTGGTGGGCTACGACGACCAGTACGACCTCGCGGTGGTGCAGGTCGGCGTGCCGAAGGGAACGCCCTTCCTGCCACTGGCGAAAGCCGCGCCGAAGGTGGGAGACGCCGCGCTCGCCATCGGCAACGGCGGCGGGGCGTACCTGCGGCCCAAGGTCGGGCGCTTCACCGGCCTTCAGAGCGAGGCGGGCCGCGCCGATTTCCCGCCCGGCACCCTGGAACTCAGCGCCCCGCTGGTTCCCGGCGACAGTGGCGGTCCCATCATCAACCGGGCGGGCGAGGTGGCCGGGGTGGTCAGCTACGTGAGTATGCGCGGCGAGGACGAGAACTCGCTCGATATCCACGCCTACGCCGTGCCTGTGACCGCAACTGATGCCCGCGTGGCCGAGCTTCGGCGCGGGGTCAAGCGTGACGCGCCCGTCATCGGCATCAGTCTGGAGGGAGAGTGGAGCCTGCTCGCCAACCTTCCCGAAAGCGCCTTTGTGGAGAGCAAACTCGGCAAGACCGCCGGGGCCTTTTTCACCCGCGTGGTGCCCGGCAGCCCGGCGGCCAAGGCGGGCCTGCAACCCCTGCGCTTTTCGGCCAAGGGCGACCTGCTCGGCGGCGACATCGTCACGGCGGTCAACGGGCGGCGCATCTACAACTTCAGCGATTTTCAGTACGCCGTGCGCCGCCACGCGCCGGGCGAAACCGTCACCCTGAGCGTGCTGCGCGGCGGCAAAAGCATCAGCGTCAAGCTCACCCTGGCCGCCCGCAGCACCATGTAATACGGATTCCGATTGAATCTGGTAGTTTCAGATTCAATCCGACTTGCAAAGCTGCGCAGCAGAGCGGATGCGAGTAGGAAAAAATACGGATTCTGCGATATGGATGCACAGGCGGCGCTTTCCCGACTGTGCAGGAATTAAGCGGAATCCGTATAAGACCCGTGCCGCAGAGAACAGGTCGAACCCTCCGCTTTAGTGACCATAAATCTTCTTGACAATTCTGCTAAAAACAGAATAATGGTCTTATGGACACCCTGAAAAAAGCCGGAGCGATGCTGCCCCACCTCGACCTCTTTCAATCCATGCTGGACCTGCGGCGCCTGCTGCAACTCGCCGCGCACATGAAGGAGCGGGGGGACCGCGCCATGCTGATCAGCGGCACGGAAATCACCCTCATCGGCGGCGAATCCCTCTCGGCGCCCGAGATCGTGACCAGCAAGGGCGAAACGGTGGACGCCGCGACCGCCTACCGCGTGCTGGG is from Deinococcus wulumuqiensis R12 and encodes:
- a CDS encoding gamma-glutamylcyclotransferase family protein encodes the protein MVPLLPVFVYGTLLPGERNAQVAARGGHFTARPATLAGFRLLDLRPEGYPGIVPGAASDLVHGAALTYAPADWERALALLDELEGVDETPPLYTRQRVRLTLQGGEEVEGWVYVYALSDRLEQAGVNPVPGGDWRALAER
- a CDS encoding IS4 family transposase; amino-acid sequence: MIAARSVNHHDLSAHMPGMSTPQGKKRRADRTFRDEQLDMGFFIALLVAHLPPGKVLLSLDRTNWEHGETPINFLVLGAVVHGFTLPLIWVPLDESGNSHTYARMWLVLKLLRALPAKRWLGLVADREFIGAEWFRFLRRQGIKRAIRIRHSDMLDDMSGKEWFEHVQHGHFHEISEKVFVFGELMRVVATRSPVGDLIIIATDFNARKTWKLYKQRWSIECTFSSFKTRGFDLERTGITEKSRLQRLFGLVTLAWMFCLQLGVWLGQTHPIPVLKHGRRAVSLVRHGAQHLVDALRWKPERCRAFLELLTRPFCPPGAAGDEVVTY
- a CDS encoding esterase/lipase family protein — protein: MNRVLISAALSLTALLAACGQTTPRGPAAVHDAPAESAAPDSANTPDSYAARKAALPAQAPEPLAGAPKASLLQQTFPGGKPVSAQTLNKATPLILVHGLGGWGKQEMMGVPYWGSSYDVVGDLRGQGYNVFAASVGPISSNWERAAELYAQIKGGCVDYGAAYSARHGFSRFDPAKCYPGFYPEWDAEHPIHLLGHSMGGQTARMLVKLLEDGSPADAEGDNLFRGGRGGWVSAVMTVSTPNSGTPATDHIQAMVPMLKDLLKTVAASMGVSSQSLVYDFDLGQWGLRRQPGETFDTYFDRVMASHFAKNDSNAAYDLSVDGMADLNTFIGRSPNTVYASWTTSATTPGLVTGWAYPTPLFMNAPLSALAWPYPWPLRPTIGNTTGSSPRGKVRYDASWWENDGLVPVKSQGAPLGQSQTDFLGGAAQPGQWYHLGKLNNWDHVAIIGLLELRDVRPFYRNQAAWLASLR
- a CDS encoding menaquinone biosynthesis decarboxylase; its protein translation is MPRAAKEFPDLQSFIRLLEERGELIRVSAPVSRELEITEIADRMVKKGGPAVLFENVRGSEFPLVIGLMNTRERTALSLGVGDLDDLARKVRDLIDLKGAGGVAGMLGQLPKLRDAMNLPPRRVRNAPVQEVVWRGDEVDLSKIPVLKCWPEDGGPFVTLPLVMTRDPETREWNMGMYRMQVMSKNTTGMHWQRHKTGTRHLEKAKRLGQKLEVAVAIGGDPALIYAATAPLPPVPGLNELILAGYLRGQRYPVVRALTVDIDVPANAEFILEGYVDPQEDWVTEGPFGDHTGFYTLPDLYPLFHVTAVTMRKNPVYPATIVGRPPMEDAYLIEASERLFLPAAQLILPEIVDFHMPPAGVAHNLMVVSIKKTYPGQAYKVANGLLGLGQNMFAKVIVVVDEDFPLTDFGAVWREVAQKAVPGRDTLLTRGPIDVLDHSSRGWGFGGKLIIDATTKRPEEVGSGVSSREEQAHDVLPAGATSPTLGGQLRQIFAPATELPTFEGVVAQRQTPDGYWFVSLRKTRAGQARALAETFAAHPAAQGVRHLLICDEETDVQDAGDVWWTVLNNVDPERDCWTLGTGSGVGLLAWDGARKLPEEGFVRDWPRKIVMDEAVRNRVDALWHVWGLPEQWR
- a CDS encoding S1C family serine protease, whose protein sequence is MSPTGLQATLLGLLTGALLLGAGWEAQAQNAPQNTLQNTQAAPARPASPVNSVPGKAAGRLPVKPITAQENAALQALFTKLRPATLRIEQCPVNACTEPGGVGTGFLISEGGLALTAYHVVFQAPALSARTSNGKRYPVTVVGYDDQYDLAVVQVGVPKGTPFLPLAKAAPKVGDAALAIGNGGGAYLRPKVGRFTGLQSEAGRADFPPGTLELSAPLVPGDSGGPIINRAGEVAGVVSYVSMRGEDENSLDIHAYAVPVTATDARVAELRRGVKRDAPVIGISLEGEWSLLANLPESAFVESKLGKTAGAFFTRVVPGSPAAKAGLQPLRFSAKGDLLGGDIVTAVNGRRIYNFSDFQYAVRRHAPGETVTLSVLRGGKSISVKLTLAARSTM